The following are encoded together in the Capra hircus breed San Clemente unplaced genomic scaffold, ASM170441v1, whole genome shotgun sequence genome:
- the LOC102184677 gene encoding BOLA class I histocompatibility antigen, alpha chain BL3-7-like: protein MEPSRSGRSWWCLSGEEQRYTCRVQHEGLQEPLTLRWGPPQPSIPIMGITVGLDLLMVAVAHLLWVLTRPCPFYPKQ from the exons ATGGAACCTTCCAGAAGTGGGCGGTCCTGGTGGTGCCTTTCTGGAGAGGAGCAGAGATACACGTGCCGTGTGCAGCACGAGGGGCTTCAGGAGCCCCTCACCCTGAGATGGG GACCTCCTCAGCCCTCCATCCCCATCATGGGCATCACTGTTGGCCTAGATCTCCTCATGGTGGCTGTG GCTCATCTCCTGTGGGTTCTGACCAGGCCCTGTCCTTTTTATCCCAAGCAGTGA